The following proteins are encoded in a genomic region of Haloarcula marina:
- a CDS encoding arsinothricin resistance N-acetyltransferase ArsN1 family B, producing the protein MDSTIRLATADDAGAIADIYAPVVEQTHISFETRPPTPEEIAQRIGKTVDRLPWLVCEYDDEITGYVYASPYREREAYQWAVEVSVYVHDSWRRHGIATALYDSLFALLELQGLRTAYAVIALPNPRSVAFHESHGFEKVGIYRDVGYKNGDWHDVGHWGRSLQSLSTAPSPPTPLPELRDSDAYAEALAAGRSSLRS; encoded by the coding sequence ATGGACTCGACGATTCGACTGGCGACGGCGGACGACGCGGGCGCGATTGCGGACATCTACGCGCCCGTCGTCGAGCAGACGCACATCTCGTTCGAGACCCGTCCGCCGACGCCCGAGGAAATCGCCCAGCGCATCGGCAAGACTGTCGACCGACTGCCGTGGCTGGTCTGTGAATACGACGACGAGATAACGGGATACGTCTACGCGAGTCCGTACAGAGAGCGCGAAGCGTACCAGTGGGCCGTCGAGGTGTCGGTGTACGTCCACGATTCGTGGCGGCGACACGGAATCGCGACCGCGCTCTACGACTCGCTGTTCGCGCTCTTGGAGCTTCAGGGACTGCGAACGGCCTACGCCGTCATCGCGCTCCCCAACCCTCGGAGTGTCGCGTTCCACGAGTCACACGGGTTCGAGAAGGTGGGCATCTACCGCGACGTCGGCTACAAGAACGGCGATTGGCACGATGTCGGGCACTGGGGCCGCTCCCTACAATCTCTCTCGACCGCTCCATCGCCGCCGACCCCGCTTCCCGAACTGCGTGATAGCGACGCGTACGCCGAGGCACTCGCCGCGGGACGCTCGTCGCTCCGTTCGTGA
- a CDS encoding sodium:calcium antiporter has protein sequence MAANLLVEAAIIAAATAAIWKGSEWLEMASERLAAHYGLPDVVQGAIIVAIGSSFPELATVVVAALDGSMPLGVGAIVGSAIFNVLVIPAAAGILTGGDVDSNRTLVYKEAQFYMLAVSVLLITFALAVIYYPGEASLSGVVTRPLAVIPLALYGLYVFIQYQDTADHQHDTGGEDGVAVRRQWLFLLAGLAVILVAVENLVHSVGVIGQAAGADEFLLGVTILAAATSLPDTLVSVRAARDNRGVTSLANVLGSNTFDLLVAIPAGVLLVGAWTVDFAMAVPMFGVLTAATVLLFTTLRTDLALSTVESYALLGTYLAFVAWVVAETVGAIGGVLPSG, from the coding sequence ATGGCGGCGAACCTACTGGTCGAAGCGGCCATCATCGCCGCGGCGACGGCGGCGATATGGAAGGGCAGCGAGTGGCTCGAGATGGCAAGCGAGCGCCTGGCGGCCCACTACGGCCTCCCGGACGTCGTGCAGGGGGCCATCATCGTCGCCATCGGGTCCAGTTTCCCGGAACTCGCCACCGTCGTCGTGGCGGCCCTCGACGGGTCGATGCCGCTCGGCGTCGGCGCTATCGTCGGGTCGGCCATCTTCAACGTCCTCGTGATTCCCGCGGCCGCGGGTATCCTCACGGGCGGCGACGTGGACTCGAACCGGACGCTCGTCTACAAGGAGGCGCAGTTCTACATGCTCGCGGTGTCGGTGTTGCTCATCACCTTCGCGCTGGCGGTCATCTACTACCCCGGCGAGGCGTCGCTGTCGGGCGTCGTCACCCGGCCGCTGGCGGTCATTCCGCTGGCGCTGTACGGCCTGTACGTCTTCATCCAGTATCAGGACACGGCGGACCACCAGCACGATACCGGGGGCGAAGACGGCGTCGCCGTCCGCCGACAGTGGCTCTTCTTGCTCGCGGGGCTGGCGGTCATCCTCGTCGCCGTCGAGAACCTCGTTCACTCGGTGGGCGTCATCGGGCAGGCGGCGGGGGCCGACGAGTTCCTCCTCGGCGTGACCATCCTTGCGGCGGCGACCAGCCTCCCCGACACGCTGGTCAGCGTCCGCGCCGCCCGCGACAATCGGGGCGTCACCTCGCTGGCGAACGTCCTCGGGTCGAACACGTTCGACCTCCTCGTCGCCATCCCGGCGGGCGTCCTCCTCGTCGGCGCGTGGACCGTCGACTTCGCGATGGCCGTCCCGATGTTCGGCGTCCTGACGGCGGCCACCGTCCTCCTCTTCACGACGCTCCGGACGGACCTCGCGCTGAGTACCGTCGAGTCCTACGCCCTTCTCGGAACGTACCTCGCGTTCGTCGCGTGGGTCGTCGCGGAGACGGTGGGGGCTATCGGCGGCGTGCTTCCGTCCGGGTGA
- a CDS encoding NAD+ synthase codes for MSETIRHSDSPVEPSTSDVDAVESAVTAFLRDQVQAADATGVVVPMSGGLDSAVAATLAADALGPERVLGLGLPCHKSDAADAMTAGTIADHLGIDFERVHLRPLLHQFDQSVRPVLDPDADSARTPTPDRALGNAVARLRMVCAYYAANRTNRLVLGTANRSELLLGYVTKYGDAGADLFPLGDLYKTEVRALGEHLSLPESVVEKPPTAGFYPGQTDADDLGATYDTIDSLLWRVVEQGESVETAADAVDIDDATAKRLVGMCTETVHKRRMPPTPGLGERSRRPTGDGDAE; via the coding sequence ATGAGTGAAACGATACGACATTCCGACAGTCCAGTCGAACCCTCCACCAGCGACGTCGACGCGGTCGAGTCGGCGGTCACGGCCTTCCTCCGCGACCAGGTACAGGCCGCCGACGCCACGGGCGTCGTCGTCCCGATGAGCGGCGGCCTCGACTCGGCAGTGGCCGCGACGCTCGCCGCCGACGCCCTCGGCCCCGAACGCGTCCTCGGCCTCGGCCTCCCGTGTCACAAGAGCGACGCCGCCGACGCGATGACCGCCGGGACGATAGCCGACCACCTCGGCATCGACTTCGAACGCGTGCACCTCCGGCCCCTCCTCCACCAGTTCGACCAGAGCGTCCGCCCGGTGCTGGACCCCGACGCCGACTCCGCCCGGACGCCGACGCCCGACCGCGCGCTGGGCAACGCCGTCGCCCGCCTCCGGATGGTGTGTGCCTACTACGCCGCCAACCGGACGAACCGACTCGTCCTCGGGACGGCCAACCGCTCCGAACTCCTCCTCGGCTACGTCACGAAGTACGGCGACGCCGGGGCGGACCTGTTCCCGCTGGGCGACCTCTACAAGACGGAGGTGCGGGCGCTGGGCGAGCACCTCAGTCTCCCCGAGAGCGTCGTCGAGAAACCCCCGACGGCGGGCTTTTACCCGGGACAGACCGACGCCGACGACCTCGGAGCGACCTACGACACTATCGACTCCCTGCTCTGGCGGGTCGTCGAACAGGGCGAGTCCGTCGAGACGGCCGCCGACGCCGTCGACATCGACGACGCGACCGCGAAACGACTGGTCGGGATGTGTACCGAGACGGTCCACAAGCGCCGGATGCCGCCGACGCCGGGCCTCGGCGAGCGGTCGCGGCGGCCGACCGGCGACGGCGACGCCGAGTGA
- a CDS encoding phosphoribosylaminoimidazolesuccinocarboxamide synthase — MTSVKEFRVDEPATATDLGRGAFVFTDDYSVFDWGKMPDEIPEKGASLCTMGAFNFQLLEENHIPTHYEGVRVDGTDDVLDLGEALSAGHAPEEMVIALTQVPDLPFADGEYDYEAYHDAAGQNYLIPLEIVFRNRVPIGSSLRKRTDPADHGLEFEEWPDEPVDLDTPVVEFSTKYEEQDSYLGREAADRIAGAASVDQLEELALAVNHIVTDQAAEAGLVHEDGKIECLYHEGQIRVADVVGTFDENRFSYDGQQVSKEVIRQYHKRTQPEWVDAVGAAKERAKADGVADWKSLCESSPEPLDESVIGVARDLYCAGTNAYVGGDVFDAPSLEAAVDAARDL; from the coding sequence ATGACGAGCGTCAAGGAGTTCCGCGTCGACGAACCCGCGACGGCCACCGACCTCGGCCGCGGCGCGTTCGTGTTCACGGACGACTACTCGGTGTTCGACTGGGGGAAGATGCCCGACGAGATTCCGGAGAAGGGGGCCTCGCTGTGTACGATGGGCGCGTTCAACTTCCAGTTGCTCGAAGAGAACCACATCCCGACCCACTACGAGGGCGTCCGCGTCGACGGGACCGACGACGTGCTCGACCTCGGTGAGGCGCTCTCGGCGGGCCACGCACCCGAAGAGATGGTCATCGCGCTGACGCAGGTCCCCGACCTGCCCTTCGCCGACGGGGAGTACGACTACGAGGCCTACCACGACGCGGCGGGCCAGAACTACCTGATTCCGCTCGAAATCGTCTTCCGGAACCGCGTCCCTATCGGGTCCTCGCTCCGGAAGCGGACGGACCCGGCGGACCACGGACTGGAGTTCGAGGAGTGGCCCGACGAACCGGTCGACCTCGACACACCGGTCGTCGAGTTCTCCACCAAGTACGAGGAACAGGACAGTTACCTCGGCCGAGAGGCGGCCGACCGCATCGCGGGGGCGGCGAGCGTCGACCAACTGGAGGAACTGGCGCTCGCGGTCAACCACATCGTCACCGACCAAGCCGCCGAGGCGGGCCTCGTTCACGAGGACGGGAAAATCGAGTGTCTGTACCACGAGGGACAGATTCGCGTCGCCGACGTGGTCGGCACGTTCGACGAGAACCGCTTCTCCTACGACGGCCAGCAAGTCTCGAAGGAGGTCATCCGCCAGTACCACAAGCGCACCCAACCGGAGTGGGTCGATGCCGTCGGCGCGGCCAAGGAGCGCGCGAAAGCCGACGGCGTCGCCGACTGGAAGTCGCTGTGTGAGTCGTCCCCGGAACCGCTCGACGAGTCAGTTATCGGCGTCGCTCGGGACCTCTACTGTGCGGGGACGAACGCCTACGTCGGTGGCGACGTGTTCGACGCCCCGTCGCTGGAGGCCGCCGTCGACGCCGCTCGGGACCTCTGA
- a CDS encoding RAD55 family ATPase — translation MSQTIQRHRTGLSPLDRKLGGGIPGGSVVALTASPASQSELLLYSLASEGQTLYLTAERTAFAVERALDSTRRMDLSQTDVRPIDREDPVTDARQYLTDLPHRSVVVVDPMDCIERADSASVREFLVTLRKRLVETDSIAVLHCLNGGDVPEKRDRTTYMADVVLRLQTNLDEDDVGNWLSVPKFRCGPALTDGIRLELTDEIHVDTSRDI, via the coding sequence GTGTCACAGACCATCCAGCGCCATCGGACCGGACTCTCCCCGCTGGACCGGAAACTCGGTGGTGGGATTCCCGGCGGCAGCGTCGTCGCGCTCACCGCGTCACCGGCCAGTCAATCGGAGCTACTGTTGTACTCGCTCGCCTCGGAGGGTCAGACGCTGTATCTGACCGCCGAGCGAACGGCGTTCGCCGTCGAGCGCGCACTCGACAGCACCCGTCGCATGGACCTCTCACAGACCGACGTGCGTCCAATCGACCGCGAGGACCCGGTTACCGACGCCCGGCAGTACCTCACCGACCTGCCGCACCGATCGGTCGTCGTGGTCGACCCGATGGACTGCATCGAGCGGGCCGACTCGGCGTCGGTCCGGGAGTTCCTCGTCACGCTCCGTAAACGCCTGGTCGAGACCGACAGCATCGCCGTCCTGCACTGCCTGAACGGCGGCGACGTTCCCGAAAAGCGCGACCGGACGACGTACATGGCAGACGTGGTCTTACGCCTGCAGACGAATCTCGACGAAGACGACGTGGGTAACTGGCTGTCGGTTCCGAAGTTCCGATGTGGCCCCGCGCTCACCGACGGGATTCGGCTGGAACTCACCGACGAAATTCACGTGGACACGAGCCGCGATATCTGA
- a CDS encoding formyltetrahydrofolate deformylase codes for MSAVTRSLTEITVVGDDDTGLIAEVTSLLFERGINIEDLDQAVREGVFRMTMHVDTAEMVTTEEKLREDLTELGDELGVDLQVRFPADRETQSIAVLVTKESHCLEALFESWANGDLGADIEVVIGNHNDLQPLAEKYDVPFHNIGDEKGTPDEEELLELLAEYDADLIALARYMRILSPDVVFRYESRIINVHPSLLPAFPGASAYMQAIEEGVRIAGVTAHYVTTDLDQGPIITQRAFNVPDDATEEELQALGQPLEAEALIEAIKLHLSDEVTVHRGRTKLRDPEETDAQLGAPVALDEENPDRPIDGLGEFVAGDDPEPEAEADD; via the coding sequence GTGTCGGCCGTGACGCGCAGTCTCACCGAGATTACCGTCGTCGGCGACGACGACACCGGACTCATCGCCGAAGTCACCTCGCTCCTGTTCGAACGCGGCATCAACATCGAAGACCTGGACCAAGCGGTCCGCGAGGGAGTCTTCCGGATGACTATGCACGTCGACACCGCCGAGATGGTGACGACGGAGGAGAAACTCCGCGAGGACCTCACCGAACTCGGCGACGAACTGGGCGTCGACCTGCAGGTGCGGTTCCCCGCCGACCGCGAGACGCAGTCCATCGCCGTTCTCGTCACCAAGGAGTCCCACTGTCTCGAAGCGCTGTTCGAGTCGTGGGCCAACGGTGACCTCGGCGCGGACATCGAGGTGGTCATCGGCAACCACAACGACCTCCAACCGCTGGCCGAGAAGTACGACGTGCCCTTCCACAACATCGGCGACGAGAAGGGCACGCCCGACGAGGAAGAACTGCTGGAACTGCTCGCGGAGTACGACGCCGACCTCATCGCGCTGGCCCGCTACATGCGCATCCTCTCGCCGGACGTGGTCTTCCGCTACGAGAGCCGTATCATCAACGTCCACCCGAGTCTCCTGCCCGCTTTCCCCGGCGCCTCGGCGTACATGCAGGCCATCGAGGAGGGCGTCCGCATCGCCGGTGTCACGGCCCACTACGTGACGACCGACTTAGACCAAGGCCCCATCATCACCCAGCGAGCGTTCAACGTCCCCGACGACGCCACGGAAGAGGAACTGCAGGCACTCGGCCAACCGCTCGAGGCCGAGGCGCTCATTGAGGCCATCAAACTCCACCTCTCGGACGAGGTGACCGTCCACCGCGGGCGGACGAAACTCCGCGACCCCGAAGAGACGGACGCGCAGTTGGGCGCGCCGGTGGCCCTCGACGAGGAGAACCCCGACCGACCCATCGACGGCCTCGGCGAGTTCGTCGCCGGTGACGACCCGGAACCCGAGGCGGAAGCCGACGACTGA
- a CDS encoding DUF7504 family protein — MTQQHAPGYEFEGLPLAPVDAGTNLLVTGPALAGTRDLLLRLLLGDDGVIIVTTDTGAQETLADFERVGGSAASERVRVVDCVQQNERRDEFVSGVKTPADLTGIGIEFSNHYEEAYARGYDAVRTAIYTLTPLLVYSDDPRAVFRFVNTVTSRIRTADGLGVCAIDPDAHGEQVVGSITQPFDARVDVRSTDEGLELRVMGLPDQPSEWTPVPPLG, encoded by the coding sequence ATGACACAGCAGCACGCACCCGGCTACGAGTTCGAGGGCCTCCCCCTCGCACCCGTCGACGCCGGAACGAACCTCCTCGTGACCGGTCCGGCGCTGGCCGGGACCCGCGACCTGTTGCTTCGGCTCCTCCTCGGCGACGACGGCGTCATCATCGTCACCACCGACACCGGCGCACAGGAGACGCTCGCCGACTTCGAGCGCGTCGGCGGGAGTGCCGCGAGCGAACGCGTCCGTGTCGTCGACTGCGTCCAACAGAACGAGCGCCGCGACGAATTCGTCTCCGGCGTCAAGACACCCGCCGACCTGACCGGCATCGGCATCGAGTTCTCGAACCACTACGAGGAAGCGTACGCGCGCGGCTACGACGCGGTCAGAACCGCCATCTACACGCTGACGCCCCTCCTCGTCTACAGCGACGACCCGCGGGCCGTGTTCCGTTTCGTCAACACCGTCACGAGTCGGATTCGGACCGCCGACGGCCTCGGCGTCTGTGCCATCGACCCCGACGCCCACGGCGAACAGGTCGTCGGAAGCATCACCCAACCGTTCGACGCCCGCGTCGACGTGCGCAGCACCGACGAGGGCCTCGAACTCCGCGTGATGGGGTTACCGGACCAACCGAGCGAGTGGACGCCGGTGCCGCCGCTCGGATAA
- the purS gene encoding phosphoribosylformylglycinamidine synthase subunit PurS, with protein MTAFTATVTVRLKRGVLDPEAETTQRSLERLGFELDDLRSADRFEIDLDAETADDAAERAEEMAERLLANPTIHDYDVEVAERE; from the coding sequence ATGACTGCCTTCACCGCCACCGTCACCGTCCGACTGAAGCGTGGCGTCCTCGACCCCGAGGCCGAGACCACCCAGCGCTCGCTCGAACGCCTCGGCTTCGAACTCGACGACCTGCGCTCTGCCGACCGGTTCGAAATCGACCTCGACGCCGAGACTGCCGACGACGCGGCCGAACGCGCCGAGGAGATGGCCGAACGCCTGCTGGCGAACCCGACCATCCACGACTACGACGTGGAGGTCGCCGAACGGGAATGA
- the purQ gene encoding phosphoribosylformylglycinamidine synthase I produces the protein MIAVIQFGGSNCDRDSVQALETLGFDAELVWHEDGLPENVDGIMLPGGFSYGDYLRAGAMAARSPIMNEVREAAADGTPVLGVCNGAQIGCESALTPGVFTTNESARFQCEHVHLRVENADTPWTSHYEAGEVIELPIAHGEGRYEITDDRLDELEADGRILFKYCDENGEVTPEANPNGSKHAVAGVTGEDDHVAVMMPHPERASLDDLGRIDGRPVLEGFAD, from the coding sequence ATGATAGCCGTCATCCAATTCGGTGGGTCGAACTGCGACCGCGACTCCGTCCAGGCCCTCGAAACGCTCGGCTTCGACGCCGAACTCGTCTGGCACGAGGACGGTCTGCCAGAGAACGTCGACGGCATCATGCTCCCCGGCGGGTTCTCCTACGGCGACTACCTCCGGGCCGGGGCGATGGCCGCTCGCTCGCCCATCATGAACGAGGTCCGGGAGGCCGCCGCCGACGGGACGCCCGTGCTCGGCGTCTGCAACGGCGCGCAAATCGGCTGTGAGTCCGCGCTCACCCCCGGCGTGTTCACGACCAACGAGAGCGCCCGGTTCCAGTGCGAACACGTCCACCTCCGCGTCGAGAACGCCGACACGCCGTGGACCAGCCACTACGAGGCGGGCGAGGTCATCGAACTCCCCATCGCCCACGGCGAGGGCCGCTACGAGATTACCGACGACCGACTGGACGAACTCGAAGCGGACGGCCGCATCCTGTTCAAGTACTGCGACGAGAACGGCGAGGTCACCCCCGAGGCTAACCCCAACGGCTCGAAACACGCCGTCGCGGGCGTCACCGGCGAGGACGACCACGTCGCCGTGATGATGCCCCACCCCGAGCGCGCGTCGCTCGACGATTTGGGCCGAATCGACGGCCGTCCCGTTCTCGAAGGCTTCGCGGACTAA
- a CDS encoding class I SAM-dependent methyltransferase: protein MDPDDVRRDWAERSGRFSPEYYAEIGPNEVSETLADVLGHYVHTDAAILELGCGSGRHLAHLRKSGYKNLTGIDINEESFEVMADHYPRLAETGTFHTGPIEDFLPEFETDAFDVVYTVETLQHIHPDDEWVFDEVARVTGDLLVTAENEGNGPTRGRAETEVSYVDDEFPLYHRNWKTVFGERGLAQLIREPTDRDTIRVFRAP, encoded by the coding sequence ATGGACCCGGACGACGTTCGTCGGGACTGGGCCGAACGCTCCGGCCGGTTCTCGCCCGAGTACTACGCCGAAATCGGCCCGAACGAGGTCAGCGAGACGCTCGCGGACGTGCTCGGTCACTACGTTCACACCGATGCGGCGATTCTCGAACTCGGCTGTGGGTCGGGCCGACACCTCGCGCACCTCCGGAAATCGGGCTATAAGAACCTCACCGGCATCGACATCAACGAGGAGTCCTTCGAGGTGATGGCCGACCACTACCCGCGACTCGCCGAGACGGGCACCTTCCACACCGGCCCCATCGAGGATTTTCTCCCGGAGTTCGAGACGGACGCGTTCGACGTGGTCTACACCGTCGAGACGCTCCAGCACATCCACCCCGACGACGAGTGGGTGTTCGACGAAGTCGCGCGCGTCACTGGTGACCTCCTCGTCACCGCCGAAAACGAGGGCAACGGCCCGACCCGCGGCCGCGCCGAGACGGAAGTGAGCTACGTCGACGACGAGTTCCCGCTGTACCACCGGAACTGGAAGACCGTCTTCGGCGAGCGAGGGCTGGCGCAGTTGATTCGCGAACCGACCGACAGGGACACCATCCGCGTGTTCCGAGCGCCGTAG
- a CDS encoding archaeosine biosynthesis radical SAM protein RaSEA, giving the protein MSKPSPDVYEQGKGMDAHNAVMRDIRARNDNTYDPREPTRVWLDEDNTPDGVYQSLTIILNTGGCRWARAGGCTMCGYVAESVDGGSVAHEDLMAQIRHCLDHEAENADAESGLIKIYTSGSFLDEREVPAETRQAIAETFADRERIVVESLPDFVEEERVADFVDVGLETDVAVGLETATDRVRHDCVNKYFDFADFEDACADAKAAGAGIKAYLLMKPVFLSEKEAVEDMKRSVRKCAAVEGCHTVSMNPCNVQRYTMVEELYHDGGYRPPWLWSVAEVLESTADEDVIVVSDPVGHGSDRGPHNCGDCDDRVQRAIKDFDLRQDPSVFEQVDCACEATWDAVVARERSYSLPLAR; this is encoded by the coding sequence ATGAGCAAGCCCAGTCCCGACGTCTACGAGCAGGGCAAGGGCATGGACGCCCACAACGCGGTGATGCGCGACATCCGAGCGCGCAACGACAACACGTACGACCCCCGAGAGCCGACCCGCGTCTGGCTCGACGAGGACAACACGCCCGACGGCGTCTATCAGAGCCTGACCATCATCCTGAACACCGGCGGCTGTCGGTGGGCCCGCGCGGGCGGGTGTACGATGTGCGGCTACGTCGCCGAGAGCGTCGACGGCGGGAGCGTCGCCCACGAGGACCTGATGGCCCAGATTCGACACTGTCTGGACCACGAAGCCGAGAACGCAGACGCGGAGAGCGGCCTCATCAAGATATACACCTCCGGCAGTTTCCTCGACGAGCGAGAGGTCCCCGCAGAGACCCGGCAGGCCATCGCCGAAACGTTCGCCGACCGCGAACGCATCGTCGTCGAGTCCCTGCCGGACTTCGTCGAGGAGGAACGCGTCGCCGACTTCGTCGACGTGGGCCTGGAGACGGACGTGGCGGTCGGCTTGGAGACGGCGACCGACCGGGTGCGCCACGACTGCGTGAACAAGTACTTCGACTTCGCGGACTTCGAAGACGCCTGCGCCGACGCGAAAGCCGCCGGGGCGGGCATCAAGGCGTACCTCCTGATGAAGCCCGTCTTCCTCTCCGAGAAGGAAGCCGTCGAGGACATGAAGCGCTCCGTGAGAAAGTGCGCGGCCGTCGAGGGCTGTCACACCGTCTCGATGAACCCCTGTAACGTCCAGCGCTACACGATGGTCGAGGAACTGTACCACGACGGGGGCTACCGCCCGCCGTGGCTCTGGTCGGTCGCCGAGGTGCTCGAATCGACCGCCGACGAGGACGTCATCGTCGTCTCGGACCCCGTCGGCCACGGGAGCGACCGCGGCCCGCACAACTGCGGCGACTGCGACGACCGGGTCCAGCGAGCCATCAAGGACTTCGACCTGCGACAGGACCCGAGCGTCTTCGAACAGGTCGACTGTGCGTGTGAAGCGACGTGGGACGCGGTCGTGGCCCGCGAGCGGAGTTACTCGCTGCCGTTAGCGCGGTGA
- a CDS encoding PQQ-binding-like beta-propeller repeat protein, which produces MPSRRQFVAAAGSALAALAGCVDGETDPVTAVPTTDRTVRSATETAAEPPETDRPTDTEAPTEDSLAEWSPAWTLETEFGHVLALTRDGTDLYATLSDDGSRSAIAAVDYAAERLRWRTAFEGDAVVTSFLEQGNARDKWGVGVRDGTLYVVTGNTDDYAWTALHALDPATGERRWSFRRERELTVAGVIGDTVVAGGREFFVPESTHDTPEEPLPTAVYGLDAASGSVRWTREFRGVTAGGTAASRVVVGEGDRVTGLDAEGHTLWSASTTDPRAVLAVGDGVVVAAADGEGSTLRAFGSDGKERWRDTRPVEEFLAVGDRLYALGDETVAYDADGDVRWQVDGYSQWPLLAPDGETLYARAAVRANAVDAFSIPGGGRRFRYETPSNNGWPAGATDEMVVAEAITPDLADFTSLYAVDGESGSPMAVYRPTDAVFDVAGVDETAYAAIGDRVVAFERPE; this is translated from the coding sequence ATGCCCTCCCGCAGACAGTTCGTCGCCGCCGCCGGCTCGGCTCTCGCGGCCCTCGCCGGATGTGTCGACGGCGAAACGGACCCGGTTACCGCGGTTCCGACCACCGACCGCACGGTACGGTCGGCGACGGAAACAGCGGCCGAACCGCCCGAAACCGATAGACCGACCGATACCGAAGCGCCGACCGAGGATTCTCTCGCGGAGTGGTCCCCCGCGTGGACCCTCGAAACGGAGTTCGGGCACGTTCTCGCGCTGACGCGAGACGGCACGGACCTCTACGCGACGCTCAGCGACGACGGGTCGCGCTCGGCTATCGCGGCTGTCGACTACGCGGCCGAACGCCTCCGTTGGCGGACGGCGTTCGAGGGCGACGCCGTCGTCACCTCGTTCCTCGAACAGGGGAACGCACGCGATAAGTGGGGCGTCGGCGTCCGCGACGGGACGCTGTACGTCGTCACCGGGAACACCGACGACTACGCGTGGACGGCCCTCCACGCGCTCGACCCGGCGACCGGCGAGCGCCGCTGGTCGTTCCGCCGCGAGCGGGAACTGACCGTCGCCGGCGTCATCGGCGACACCGTCGTCGCCGGTGGACGCGAGTTCTTCGTTCCCGAGTCGACTCACGACACGCCCGAGGAACCCCTGCCGACGGCCGTGTACGGTCTTGACGCCGCGAGCGGCTCGGTCCGGTGGACCCGTGAGTTCCGTGGCGTCACGGCCGGCGGGACGGCCGCGAGTCGGGTCGTGGTCGGCGAGGGTGACCGGGTGACCGGCCTCGACGCGGAAGGGCACACGCTGTGGTCCGCCTCGACCACCGACCCGCGTGCGGTCCTCGCTGTCGGTGACGGCGTCGTCGTGGCCGCTGCGGACGGCGAGGGGTCGACGCTCCGTGCGTTCGGTTCCGACGGCAAAGAGCGGTGGCGCGATACCCGGCCGGTTGAGGAGTTCCTCGCGGTCGGGGACCGCCTGTACGCACTCGGCGACGAAACGGTCGCCTACGACGCCGACGGCGACGTTCGCTGGCAGGTCGACGGCTACAGCCAATGGCCGCTACTAGCCCCCGACGGGGAGACGCTGTACGCTCGTGCGGCGGTCCGGGCCAACGCCGTCGACGCGTTCTCGATTCCCGGCGGCGGCCGTCGGTTCCGCTACGAGACGCCCTCGAACAACGGGTGGCCCGCGGGCGCGACAGACGAGATGGTCGTCGCGGAAGCCATCACGCCGGACCTCGCGGACTTTACGAGTCTGTACGCCGTCGACGGGGAGTCGGGGTCCCCGATGGCCGTCTATCGGCCGACGGACGCAGTCTTCGACGTGGCGGGCGTGGACGAAACGGCCTACGCCGCCATCGGCGACCGTGTGGTCGCCTTCGAGCGGCCCGAGTGA
- a CDS encoding VanZ family protein has protein sequence MATGTTHRVPRGYRPAIAFAALVLCTSLIPVPESGSTAVPALLGVSLDKWVHAGSYGLLTGLLAWGRRTRSVAAVALFVGVAVTYGAGVEVLQGLVASRSTSGADFLANAVGAVLVGVAWLTVGRSNDD, from the coding sequence ATGGCCACGGGAACGACCCACCGGGTCCCGCGCGGATACCGGCCCGCGATAGCCTTTGCCGCCCTCGTCCTCTGCACGTCGCTGATTCCGGTCCCGGAGAGCGGGAGTACCGCCGTCCCCGCACTCCTCGGCGTGTCGCTGGACAAGTGGGTCCACGCCGGGAGCTACGGCCTGCTCACCGGCTTACTGGCGTGGGGTCGGCGGACGCGCTCCGTCGCCGCCGTCGCCCTCTTCGTCGGTGTCGCCGTCACCTACGGAGCGGGCGTCGAGGTGTTGCAGGGCCTCGTCGCCTCGCGGTCGACGAGCGGCGCGGACTTCCTCGCGAACGCCGTCGGGGCGGTTCTCGTCGGCGTCGCGTGGCTGACGGTCGGTCGCTCAAACGACGACTGA